A region of Drosophila suzukii chromosome 2L, CBGP_Dsuzu_IsoJpt1.0, whole genome shotgun sequence DNA encodes the following proteins:
- the CLIP-190 gene encoding restin homolog isoform X5, whose translation MSDETGDSGGATAPLPSPANADTEPGATASKIPGPSRSNIPTPAASATGIPQPSKMKAPSNFGSTGSVSKIGRPCCNHTTPKSGPPPRDTASMSRESDDNLSSINSAYTDLYQETVRRFTRSSLSPTSDWDRFSPARRSLKSEAGSRTSYDYYLEATGRRRSSDHNSAVLTANTEQFIIGQRVWLGGLRPGQIAYIGETHFAPGEWAGVVLDEPNGKNDGCVSGKRYFQCEPKRGIFSRLTRLTTYPMSGAQTPTSPLAKNSPDRSRTVSPTASIRSSMLRSPGIGGKNGMAVGDRVIVSSGFGSRPGILRFLGETQFAPGNWCGVELDEPSGKNDGAVDDIRYFECKPKYGVFVPIAKVSLSPSSKKTRLSRTGSRESLTSIGTMNSIATTATSRMRMNAQRKSITPVKPILATPKSQFSMQLKARIVELESALGDERKKSEELQFSVDEAQFCGDEMNAQSQVYKEKIHDLETKITQLVSATPSLQSIPPPPPDDSALKEELSKLQEKLNTQQKETESRIAEQLEEEQRLRENVKYLQDQNATLQSELLSKDEALEKFSLSESGLENLRRELALLKDENEKQAEETKADFSRKLAEKSEMLEKVTSELQSLKAVSDTLESERVNKTDECEILQTEVRMRDEQIKELSQQLDELTTQLNVQKADSSALDDMLRLQTAGSDEKSNLLEKTEKELNQFKEEALKNQQEKEQLEKQLTELKQLAEQEKLVREKAETEINQIKLEKVNVEQQLALKETELENFQKKQSETEAHLRENKDINSQKDLKLIESGEALKQLHLQLDEKTKVHEALLADLEELKKNQETVLNKKDQDLQQFQAKSSELEGALKSTREQLELLQQQAAASGEEGSKNLAKLQEEISQLKAHAEKTQSELKSSQSNVEAKTKQLELANGSLEEEAKKLVNLQEQISKLKAEVEETQSALSSSHTDVESKTKQLEAANAALEKVNKDYAESRAEASHLQDQVKEITDTLHAELLAERSSSSDLHTKLTKFSDELATGQKELTSKADAWSQEMLQKEKELQELRSQLQDSQDTQTKLKAEGERKEKSLEESIKNLQEQLAKSKGENQELSSGTQETIKDLQERLEISNAETQHKEKMATEDAQKIADLKTLVEAIQVANANISATNEELSTVLEVLQAERSETNHIFELFEMEADMNSERLIEKLTGMKEELKDTHLQLDEQQKKFQDLELKLEQTQQSEQNLLQESLTSKEQLKELQQSLVEVQDSLKQKEELVQKLEGQLKETSTKLEGQSTSSQEVQLKLEEAEKKEKNLQEESAKLTEQLQALQKTQSELSETLKKKDELVQSLEDKLKESNTQLETQNSATKETQVKLEEAQQREKALQEEAAKLSGELQQVQQANGEVRDSLVKVEGLVKVFEEKLQAATAQLESQQATNKELQELLLKSQETEGNLQGESLAITEKLRQLEQANGELNESLSNKEKSLKDFENKLQESNSLLEGQKKSHNELQDKLEKAQEKERNLQEETSKLAEQLSQLQLKNEELQKSLQQKQSLLEKGNEFDTQLAEYQKVIDEMDDSASAKSKLLEQLQNRVVELEAALHKANEAQKTANQETKELRRQLESLESEKTREILTLKTQMNGAGSRSGKGDELESLDTETSLAKINFLNSIIADMQQKNDALKAKVQTLETMPMDFTKPHAFDVLTKRKPAPRLFCDICDEFDQHETEDCPIQASEDRDYSPPPSEANNNEKERKLPAPRKYCDSCEVFGHDTSECADDETF comes from the exons ATGAGTGATGAAACGGGCGATTCGGGCGGGGCAACTGCCCCACTTCCGTCGCCAGCTAATGCGGATACGGAACCAGGAGCTACTGCCTCCAAAATACCGGGTCCAAGTAGATCCAATATTCCCACGCCCGCTGCTTCAGCTACCGGAATCCCGCAGCCCAGCAAAATGAAGGCGCCATCCAATTTCGGATCTACCGGGTCTGTTTCCAAAATCGGAAGACCCTGCTGCAATCACACAACCCCTAAATCTGGGCCACCACCAAGAG acaCCGCCAGCATGAGTCGTGAAAGCGATGACAATTTAAGTTCGATCAATTCGGCTTATACAG ATCTCTATCAAGAGACTGTCAGGCGCTTTACGCGATCTTCGCTCTCACCCACATCCGATTGGGATCGCTTTTCGCCCGCTAGACGTTCGCTAAAATCGGAGGCTGGAAGTCGCACATCTT ATGATTATTATCTAGAGGCCACTGGGCGACGTCGCAGCTCAG ATCACAACAGCGCAGTGCTGACAGCAAATACAGAGCAGTTCATCATTGGCCAGCGGGTTTGGCTTGGTGGCCTTCGTCCCGGACAGATTGCCTACATTGGCGAAACACACTTTGCACCCGGCGAATGGGCGGGCGTTGTCCTGGATGAACCAAATG GTAAAAATGATGGTTGTGTGTCGGGCAAAAGATACTTCCAGTGCGAGCCGAAACGCGGCATTTTCTCACGCCTCACTCGTCTTACCACATATCCCATGTCTGGGGCCCAGACACCGACTTCTCCCTTGGCCAAAAACTCCCCGGACAGATCGCGCACAGTCTCGCCAACTGCGAGTATTCGTAGTTCTATGCTTCGCAGTCCCGGCATTGGTGGCA AAAACGGCATGGCTGTGGGCGATCGTGTGATTGTCTCCTCTGGATTTGGCAGTCGTCCGGGTATCTTACGCTTTTTGGGTGAGACACAATTCGCTCCAGGCAATTGGTGCGGCGTGGAATTGGATGAGCCTAGCGGCAAGAATGATGGAGCTGTGGATGATATAAG ATACTTCGAGTGCAAGCCCAAGTACGGGGTCTTTGTACCTATAGCGAAGGTTTCGCTATCGCCGTCATCGAAGAAAACGCGTCTTTCGAGGACCGGATCACGGGAGTCCCTCACCTCGATCGGCACCATGAACAGCATCGCCACCACGGCCACGTCGCGCATGCGCATGAATGCTCAG CGCAAGTCGATCACGCCCGTTAAGCCAATTTTAGCGACGCCGAAAAGCCAATTTTCCATGCAG CTGAAGGCAAGAATTGTTGAATTGGAGTCGGCATTGGGAGATGAACGAAAGAAATCGGAAGAGTTGCAGTTCTCTGTAGACGAAGCACAGTTTTGTGGCGATGAAATGAAT GCTCAGTCCCAGGTCTACAAAGAAAAAATCCACGATCTAGAGACAAAAATCACACAACTGGTATCCg CTACTCCCAGTCTGCAGAGTATACCACCACCGCCTCCAGATGATAGCGCTTTAAAGGAGGAACTTTCTAAGCTCCAGGAAAAGTTGAATACTCAGCAGAAGGAAACGGAATCACGGATCGCCGAGCAgctggaggaggagcagcGGCTGAGGGAAAATGTAAAGTACCTGCAAGATCAAAATGCCACCCTTCAGTCAGAATTGCTTTCCAAGGATGAGGCCCTGGAGAAATTCTCCCTCTCAGAAAGTGGATTAGAAAATCTCCGCAGGGAACTAGCGTTGCTCAAGGATGAAAACGAAAAGCAAGCTGAGGAGACAAAAGCTGATTTCTCTCGAAAATTGGCTGAAAAATCGGAAATGCTGGAAAAGGTCACCTCCGAGTTGCAAAGCCTGAAAGCAGTCTCAGATACCCTAGAAAGCGAAAGGGTTAACAAAACCGACGAATGCGAGATTCTTCAAACCGAAGTCCGAATGCGGGATGAGCAAATCAAGGAGCTAAGTCAACAACTCGATGAACTAACCACCCAATTAAATGTACAAAAAGCAGATAGTTCGGCTCTGGATGATATGCTACGGTTGCAAACGGCTGGAAGTGATGAAAAATCGAATCTTTTAGAGAAAACCGAGAAGGAGCTAAATCAATTTAAGGAAGAGGCTTTGAAAAATCAACAGGAAAAAGAGCAACTTGAAAAGCAATTAACTGAATTAAAGCAATTGGCGGAACAAGAAAAACTAGTCAGAGAAAAGGCTGAAACTGAAATCAATCAAATAAAATTAGAAAAAGTAAACGTAGAGCAGCAATTGGCCTTAAAAGAAACTGAACTGGAGAACTTCCAAAAGAAACAGTCTGAAACAGAGGCTCATCTTCGGGAAAACAAGGATATTAATAGCCAGAAAGATCTTAAACTAATTGAATCTGGTGAAGCCCTTAAACAACTGCACCTTCAACTGGATGAGAAAACTAAAGTCCATGAAGCACTCTTAGCTGACCTGGAAGAGCTGAAGAAAAATCAGGAAACTGTTCTAAATAAAAAGGATCAGGATCTACAGCAGTTTCAGGCGAAGTCAAGTGAACTGGAAGGAGCTCTAAAGTCCACTCGAGAACAATTAGAGCTACTTCAACAACAGGCAGCCGCATCTGGAGAAGAGGGATCCAAGAACTTGGCCAAATTGCAGGAAGAGATTAGTCAGCTTAAGGCCCACGCTGAGAAAACTCAATCCGAGCTAAAATCTAGCCAATCGAATGTGGAAGCAAAGACCAAACAATTGGAGTTAGCCAATGGAAGTCTCGAGGAGGAAGCCAAGAAGTTGGTCAATCTGCAGGAACAGATTTCCAAACTTAAAGCCGAAGTGGAGGAGACCCAGTCAGCTCTCAGTTCAAGTCATACGGATGTGGAATCAAAAACTAAGCAACTGGAGGCAGCCAATGCTGCTCTCGAAAAAGTCAACAAG GACTACGCGGAATCACGAGCGGAAGCTTCCCATCTGCAAGATCAGGTCAAGGAGATCACCGATACACTTCATGCTGAGCTCCTGGCTGAACGATCCTCTTCCAGCGACCTTCATACCAAACTCACCAAGTTTTCGGATGAATTGGCCACAGGTCAGAAGGAACTGACCAGCAAAGCCGATGCCTGGAGCCAGGAGATGCTGCAGAAGGAGAAGGAACTGCAGGAGCTACGATCGCAGCTTCAAGACAGCCAAGACACCCAGACAAAACTGAAAGCAGAGGGAGAAAGGAAGGAGAAATCTCTGGAAGAATCTATCAAGAATCTTCAGGAACAACTAGCTAAGTCTAAGGGGGAAAATCAAGAACTGAGCTCTGGCACCCAGGAAACCATCAAGGACCTTCAGGAGCGTCTGGAAATCAGCAATGCTGAGACTCAACACAAGGAGAAAATGGCCACTGAAGATGCCCAGAAGATAGCTGATCTTAAAACGCTTGTGGAAGCCATCCAGGTGGCTAATGCCAACATATCTGCTACCAACGAAGAGCTCTCCACCGTGTTGGAAGTCCTTCAAGCGGAACGGAGTGAAACTAATCACATATTCGAGCTTTTTGAAATGGAGGCGGATATGAATTCAGAGCGACTAATCGAAAAACTCACAGGGATGAAGGAGGAGCTGAAGGATACCCATCTTCAACTGGATGAACAGCAGAAAAAGTTCCAGGATCTGGAGTTGAAATTGGAGCAGACGCAGCAGAGTGAGCAGAATTTGCTACAGGAATCCTTGACTTCCAAGGAGCAACTAAAGGAACTACAACAGTCACTCGTAGAAGTTCAAGACTCTCTTAAGCAAAAAGAGGAACTTGTCCAGAAATTGGAAGGTCAGCTTAAGGAAACCAGTACCAAATTAGAAGGCCAATCAACTTCCTCCCAGGAAGTCCAACTAAAGCTTGAAGAAGCTGAGAAGAAGGAAAAGAACTTACAAGAGGAGAGTGCCAAATTAACCGAGCAACTACAGGCGCTACAAAAAACCCAGTCGGAACTCTCCGAGACTCTCAAGAAAAAGGATGAACTTGTACAGAGTCTAGAAGATAAACTGAAAGAAAGCAATACTCAACTAGAAACCCAAAATTCGGCGACTAAAGAAACCCAAGTTAAATTGGAGGAGGCACAACAGAGGGAGAAAGCTTTGCAGGAAGAGGCTGCCAAATTATCCGGTGAGCTGCAACAAGTCCAACAGGCCAATGGAGAAGTAAGGGATTCTCTAGTAAAAGTAGAAGGGTTGGTGAAAGTTTTCGAGGAAAAACTCCAAGCCGCCACCGCCCAGTTGGAAAGCCAACAGGCCACGAACAAAGAGCTTCAGGAGTTGCTGTTGAAATCACAGGAGACGGAGGGTAACCTACAGGGAGAATCTCTGGCAATCACCGAGAAACTACGCCAACTAGAACAGGCCAATGGGGAACTTAATGAGTCACTGTCCAACAAAGAGAAAAGCCTTAAAGATTTTGAAAACAAACTTCAAGAAAGTAATTCTCTACTGGAAGGACAAAAGAAAAGCCACAACGAACTCCAGGACAAGTTGGAAAAGGCTCAGGAAAAGGAAAGGAATCTACAAGAAGAAACCTCCAAGTTAGCTGAGCAGCTGAGTCAACTACAGCTTAAGAACGAGGAGCTTCAAAAATCCCTCCAGCAAAAGCAATCGCTTTTGGAAAAAGGCAACGAATTCGACACACAGCTGGCGGAGTATCAGAAAGTCATCGATGAAATGGATGATTCGGCCTCCGCTAAATCCAAGCTGCTGGAACAGCTGCAAAATAGAGTTGTGGAACTGGAGGCCGCACTCCATAAAGCCAACGAAGCCCAAAAGACTGCTAATCAGGAGACTAAGGAACTGAGGCGCCAGCTGGAATCGCTGGAGTCGGAGAAGACCAGGGAGATTTTGACCCTCAAGACACAGATGAATGGAGCAGGCAGCAGGTCTGGAAAGGGTGATGAACTTGAG TCATTAGACACCGAGACAAGTCTTGCCAAGATCAACTTCCTCAACTCAATCATTGCCGACATGCAACAGAAGAATGATGCTCTCAAGGCCAAAGTCCAGACCCTCGAAACCATGCCTATGGATTTTACCAA ACCGCATGCCTTTGATGTGCTGACGAAGCGAAAACCGGCTCCCAGACTTTTCTGCGACATCTGCGATGAGTTTGATCAGCACGAGACGGAGGACTGTCCAATCCAGGCTAGTGAAGATCGGGATTACTCCCCGCCACCATCGGAGGCCAATAACAATGAGAAGGAACGCAAGCTGCCTGCACCCAGAAAATACTGCGATTCCTGCGAGG TTTTTGGCCATGATACCAGCGAATGTGCCGATGATGAAACCTTTTAG
- the CLIP-190 gene encoding restin homolog isoform X7, producing the protein MSDETGDSGGATAPLPSPANADTEPGATASKIPGPSRSNIPTPAASATGIPQPSKMKAPSNFGSTGSVSKIGRPCCNHTTPKSGPPPRDTASMSRESDDNLSSINSAYTDHNSAVLTANTEQFIIGQRVWLGGLRPGQIAYIGETHFAPGEWAGVVLDEPNGKNDGCVSGKRYFQCEPKRGIFSRLTRLTTYPMSGAQTPTSPLAKNSPDRSRTVSPTASIRSSMLRSPGIGGKNGMAVGDRVIVSSGFGSRPGILRFLGETQFAPGNWCGVELDEPSGKNDGAVDDIRYFECKPKYGVFVPIAKVSLSPSSKKTRLSRTGSRESLTSIGTMNSIATTATSRMRMNAQQRKSITPVKPILATPKSQFSMQDLLREKQQHVEQLMVERDLDREDAQNQALQLQKNINELKARIVELESALGDERKKSEELQFSVDEAQFCGDEMNAQSQVYKEKIHDLETKITQLVSATPSLQSIPPPPPDDSALKEELSKLQEKLNTQQKETESRIAEQLEEEQRLRENVKYLQDQNATLQSELLSKDEALEKFSLSESGLENLRRELALLKDENEKQAEETKADFSRKLAEKSEMLEKVTSELQSLKAVSDTLESERVNKTDECEILQTEVRMRDEQIKELSQQLDELTTQLNVQKADSSALDDMLRLQTAGSDEKSNLLEKTEKELNQFKEEALKNQQEKEQLEKQLTELKQLAEQEKLVREKAETEINQIKLEKVNVEQQLALKETELENFQKKQSETEAHLRENKDINSQKDLKLIESGEALKQLHLQLDEKTKVHEALLADLEELKKNQETVLNKKDQDLQQFQAKSSELEGALKSTREQLELLQQQAAASGEEGSKNLAKLQEEISQLKAHAEKTQSELKSSQSNVEAKTKQLELANGSLEEEAKKLVNLQEQISKLKAEVEETQSALSSSHTDVESKTKQLEAANAALEKVNKDYAESRAEASHLQDQVKEITDTLHAELLAERSSSSDLHTKLTKFSDELATGQKELTSKADAWSQEMLQKEKELQELRSQLQDSQDTQTKLKAEGERKEKSLEESIKNLQEQLAKSKGENQELSSGTQETIKDLQERLEISNAETQHKEKMATEDAQKIADLKTLVEAIQVANANISATNEELSTVLEVLQAERSETNHIFELFEMEADMNSERLIEKLTGMKEELKDTHLQLDEQQKKFQDLELKLEQTQQSEQNLLQESLTSKEQLKELQQSLVEVQDSLKQKEELVQKLEGQLKETSTKLEGQSTSSQEVQLKLEEAEKKEKNLQEESAKLTEQLQALQKTQSELSETLKKKDELVQSLEDKLKESNTQLETQNSATKETQVKLEEAQQREKALQEEAAKLSGELQQVQQANGEVRDSLVKVEGLVKVFEEKLQAATAQLESQQATNKELQELLLKSQETEGNLQGESLAITEKLRQLEQANGELNESLSNKEKSLKDFENKLQESNSLLEGQKKSHNELQDKLEKAQEKERNLQEETSKLAEQLSQLQLKNEELQKSLQQKQSLLEKGNEFDTQLAEYQKVIDEMDDSASAKSKLLEQLQNRVVELEAALHKANEAQKTANQETKELRRQLESLESEKTREILTLKTQMNGAGSRSGKGDELESLDTETSLAKINFLNSIIADMQQKNDALKAKVQTLETMPMDFTKPHAFDVLTKRKPAPRLFCDICDEFDQHETEDCPIQASEDRDYSPPPSEANNNEKERKLPAPRKYCDSCEVFGHDTSECADDETF; encoded by the exons ATGAGTGATGAAACGGGCGATTCGGGCGGGGCAACTGCCCCACTTCCGTCGCCAGCTAATGCGGATACGGAACCAGGAGCTACTGCCTCCAAAATACCGGGTCCAAGTAGATCCAATATTCCCACGCCCGCTGCTTCAGCTACCGGAATCCCGCAGCCCAGCAAAATGAAGGCGCCATCCAATTTCGGATCTACCGGGTCTGTTTCCAAAATCGGAAGACCCTGCTGCAATCACACAACCCCTAAATCTGGGCCACCACCAAGAG acaCCGCCAGCATGAGTCGTGAAAGCGATGACAATTTAAGTTCGATCAATTCGGCTTATACAG ATCACAACAGCGCAGTGCTGACAGCAAATACAGAGCAGTTCATCATTGGCCAGCGGGTTTGGCTTGGTGGCCTTCGTCCCGGACAGATTGCCTACATTGGCGAAACACACTTTGCACCCGGCGAATGGGCGGGCGTTGTCCTGGATGAACCAAATG GTAAAAATGATGGTTGTGTGTCGGGCAAAAGATACTTCCAGTGCGAGCCGAAACGCGGCATTTTCTCACGCCTCACTCGTCTTACCACATATCCCATGTCTGGGGCCCAGACACCGACTTCTCCCTTGGCCAAAAACTCCCCGGACAGATCGCGCACAGTCTCGCCAACTGCGAGTATTCGTAGTTCTATGCTTCGCAGTCCCGGCATTGGTGGCA AAAACGGCATGGCTGTGGGCGATCGTGTGATTGTCTCCTCTGGATTTGGCAGTCGTCCGGGTATCTTACGCTTTTTGGGTGAGACACAATTCGCTCCAGGCAATTGGTGCGGCGTGGAATTGGATGAGCCTAGCGGCAAGAATGATGGAGCTGTGGATGATATAAG ATACTTCGAGTGCAAGCCCAAGTACGGGGTCTTTGTACCTATAGCGAAGGTTTCGCTATCGCCGTCATCGAAGAAAACGCGTCTTTCGAGGACCGGATCACGGGAGTCCCTCACCTCGATCGGCACCATGAACAGCATCGCCACCACGGCCACGTCGCGCATGCGCATGAATGCTCAG CAGCGCAAGTCGATCACGCCCGTTAAGCCAATTTTAGCGACGCCGAAAAGCCAATTTTCCATGCAG GATCTGCTGCGCGAGAAGCAACAACATGTGGAGCAGCTGATGGTGGAGCGTGACTTGGACCGCGAGGATGCCCAGAATCAGGCGCTGCAGCTGCAGAAGAACATCAACGAG CTGAAGGCAAGAATTGTTGAATTGGAGTCGGCATTGGGAGATGAACGAAAGAAATCGGAAGAGTTGCAGTTCTCTGTAGACGAAGCACAGTTTTGTGGCGATGAAATGAAT GCTCAGTCCCAGGTCTACAAAGAAAAAATCCACGATCTAGAGACAAAAATCACACAACTGGTATCCg CTACTCCCAGTCTGCAGAGTATACCACCACCGCCTCCAGATGATAGCGCTTTAAAGGAGGAACTTTCTAAGCTCCAGGAAAAGTTGAATACTCAGCAGAAGGAAACGGAATCACGGATCGCCGAGCAgctggaggaggagcagcGGCTGAGGGAAAATGTAAAGTACCTGCAAGATCAAAATGCCACCCTTCAGTCAGAATTGCTTTCCAAGGATGAGGCCCTGGAGAAATTCTCCCTCTCAGAAAGTGGATTAGAAAATCTCCGCAGGGAACTAGCGTTGCTCAAGGATGAAAACGAAAAGCAAGCTGAGGAGACAAAAGCTGATTTCTCTCGAAAATTGGCTGAAAAATCGGAAATGCTGGAAAAGGTCACCTCCGAGTTGCAAAGCCTGAAAGCAGTCTCAGATACCCTAGAAAGCGAAAGGGTTAACAAAACCGACGAATGCGAGATTCTTCAAACCGAAGTCCGAATGCGGGATGAGCAAATCAAGGAGCTAAGTCAACAACTCGATGAACTAACCACCCAATTAAATGTACAAAAAGCAGATAGTTCGGCTCTGGATGATATGCTACGGTTGCAAACGGCTGGAAGTGATGAAAAATCGAATCTTTTAGAGAAAACCGAGAAGGAGCTAAATCAATTTAAGGAAGAGGCTTTGAAAAATCAACAGGAAAAAGAGCAACTTGAAAAGCAATTAACTGAATTAAAGCAATTGGCGGAACAAGAAAAACTAGTCAGAGAAAAGGCTGAAACTGAAATCAATCAAATAAAATTAGAAAAAGTAAACGTAGAGCAGCAATTGGCCTTAAAAGAAACTGAACTGGAGAACTTCCAAAAGAAACAGTCTGAAACAGAGGCTCATCTTCGGGAAAACAAGGATATTAATAGCCAGAAAGATCTTAAACTAATTGAATCTGGTGAAGCCCTTAAACAACTGCACCTTCAACTGGATGAGAAAACTAAAGTCCATGAAGCACTCTTAGCTGACCTGGAAGAGCTGAAGAAAAATCAGGAAACTGTTCTAAATAAAAAGGATCAGGATCTACAGCAGTTTCAGGCGAAGTCAAGTGAACTGGAAGGAGCTCTAAAGTCCACTCGAGAACAATTAGAGCTACTTCAACAACAGGCAGCCGCATCTGGAGAAGAGGGATCCAAGAACTTGGCCAAATTGCAGGAAGAGATTAGTCAGCTTAAGGCCCACGCTGAGAAAACTCAATCCGAGCTAAAATCTAGCCAATCGAATGTGGAAGCAAAGACCAAACAATTGGAGTTAGCCAATGGAAGTCTCGAGGAGGAAGCCAAGAAGTTGGTCAATCTGCAGGAACAGATTTCCAAACTTAAAGCCGAAGTGGAGGAGACCCAGTCAGCTCTCAGTTCAAGTCATACGGATGTGGAATCAAAAACTAAGCAACTGGAGGCAGCCAATGCTGCTCTCGAAAAAGTCAACAAG GACTACGCGGAATCACGAGCGGAAGCTTCCCATCTGCAAGATCAGGTCAAGGAGATCACCGATACACTTCATGCTGAGCTCCTGGCTGAACGATCCTCTTCCAGCGACCTTCATACCAAACTCACCAAGTTTTCGGATGAATTGGCCACAGGTCAGAAGGAACTGACCAGCAAAGCCGATGCCTGGAGCCAGGAGATGCTGCAGAAGGAGAAGGAACTGCAGGAGCTACGATCGCAGCTTCAAGACAGCCAAGACACCCAGACAAAACTGAAAGCAGAGGGAGAAAGGAAGGAGAAATCTCTGGAAGAATCTATCAAGAATCTTCAGGAACAACTAGCTAAGTCTAAGGGGGAAAATCAAGAACTGAGCTCTGGCACCCAGGAAACCATCAAGGACCTTCAGGAGCGTCTGGAAATCAGCAATGCTGAGACTCAACACAAGGAGAAAATGGCCACTGAAGATGCCCAGAAGATAGCTGATCTTAAAACGCTTGTGGAAGCCATCCAGGTGGCTAATGCCAACATATCTGCTACCAACGAAGAGCTCTCCACCGTGTTGGAAGTCCTTCAAGCGGAACGGAGTGAAACTAATCACATATTCGAGCTTTTTGAAATGGAGGCGGATATGAATTCAGAGCGACTAATCGAAAAACTCACAGGGATGAAGGAGGAGCTGAAGGATACCCATCTTCAACTGGATGAACAGCAGAAAAAGTTCCAGGATCTGGAGTTGAAATTGGAGCAGACGCAGCAGAGTGAGCAGAATTTGCTACAGGAATCCTTGACTTCCAAGGAGCAACTAAAGGAACTACAACAGTCACTCGTAGAAGTTCAAGACTCTCTTAAGCAAAAAGAGGAACTTGTCCAGAAATTGGAAGGTCAGCTTAAGGAAACCAGTACCAAATTAGAAGGCCAATCAACTTCCTCCCAGGAAGTCCAACTAAAGCTTGAAGAAGCTGAGAAGAAGGAAAAGAACTTACAAGAGGAGAGTGCCAAATTAACCGAGCAACTACAGGCGCTACAAAAAACCCAGTCGGAACTCTCCGAGACTCTCAAGAAAAAGGATGAACTTGTACAGAGTCTAGAAGATAAACTGAAAGAAAGCAATACTCAACTAGAAACCCAAAATTCGGCGACTAAAGAAACCCAAGTTAAATTGGAGGAGGCACAACAGAGGGAGAAAGCTTTGCAGGAAGAGGCTGCCAAATTATCCGGTGAGCTGCAACAAGTCCAACAGGCCAATGGAGAAGTAAGGGATTCTCTAGTAAAAGTAGAAGGGTTGGTGAAAGTTTTCGAGGAAAAACTCCAAGCCGCCACCGCCCAGTTGGAAAGCCAACAGGCCACGAACAAAGAGCTTCAGGAGTTGCTGTTGAAATCACAGGAGACGGAGGGTAACCTACAGGGAGAATCTCTGGCAATCACCGAGAAACTACGCCAACTAGAACAGGCCAATGGGGAACTTAATGAGTCACTGTCCAACAAAGAGAAAAGCCTTAAAGATTTTGAAAACAAACTTCAAGAAAGTAATTCTCTACTGGAAGGACAAAAGAAAAGCCACAACGAACTCCAGGACAAGTTGGAAAAGGCTCAGGAAAAGGAAAGGAATCTACAAGAAGAAACCTCCAAGTTAGCTGAGCAGCTGAGTCAACTACAGCTTAAGAACGAGGAGCTTCAAAAATCCCTCCAGCAAAAGCAATCGCTTTTGGAAAAAGGCAACGAATTCGACACACAGCTGGCGGAGTATCAGAAAGTCATCGATGAAATGGATGATTCGGCCTCCGCTAAATCCAAGCTGCTGGAACAGCTGCAAAATAGAGTTGTGGAACTGGAGGCCGCACTCCATAAAGCCAACGAAGCCCAAAAGACTGCTAATCAGGAGACTAAGGAACTGAGGCGCCAGCTGGAATCGCTGGAGTCGGAGAAGACCAGGGAGATTTTGACCCTCAAGACACAGATGAATGGAGCAGGCAGCAGGTCTGGAAAGGGTGATGAACTTGAG TCATTAGACACCGAGACAAGTCTTGCCAAGATCAACTTCCTCAACTCAATCATTGCCGACATGCAACAGAAGAATGATGCTCTCAAGGCCAAAGTCCAGACCCTCGAAACCATGCCTATGGATTTTACCAA ACCGCATGCCTTTGATGTGCTGACGAAGCGAAAACCGGCTCCCAGACTTTTCTGCGACATCTGCGATGAGTTTGATCAGCACGAGACGGAGGACTGTCCAATCCAGGCTAGTGAAGATCGGGATTACTCCCCGCCACCATCGGAGGCCAATAACAATGAGAAGGAACGCAAGCTGCCTGCACCCAGAAAATACTGCGATTCCTGCGAGG TTTTTGGCCATGATACCAGCGAATGTGCCGATGATGAAACCTTTTAG